The sequence below is a genomic window from Paucibacter aquatile.
TGATACTGTGGCGCGGAAAACAGTTTCGGATGCGGTTGCCGATACTGAGAGCTGATAGCGTCCGTTAGAATCCCGGGTTGCCCCCGATCAGAAGTCTCGTTTGAGGATCCTCATGAGTGACCAGCAAGTGGACCACGGCAAGCGCACCTGGCTCATCGCCACAAGTTGCGCCGGTGCCGTTGGCGGCGTAGCCACCGCCGTACCTTTCGTCAGTACTTTCACACCGTCCGAGCGTGCCAAGGCCGCCGGTGCCGCCGTGGAAGCCGATATCAGCGGCCTCAAGCCGGGTGAGAAGATGACCGTCGAATGGCGCGGCAAGCCCGTGTGGATCGTCCGTCGTACGCCCGAGCAGTTGGAAGCCCTGAAGGGTATTGACGGCCAACTGGCCGATCCGAACTCGGACCGCAAGGCCTACCCGACGCCCGAGTACGCCAAGAATACCCATCGCTCGATCAAACCCGAGTTCTTCGTCGGCGTGGGCATCTGCTCGCACCTGGGCTGCTCGCCCAGCGACAAGTTCCAGGCCGGTCCTCAGCCCTCGCTGCCGGATGATTGGCACGGCGGCTTCCTGTGCCCCTGCCATGGCTCGACCTTCGACCTGGCTGGCCGTGTGTTCAAGAACAAGCCGGCGCCCGACAACCTTGAGGTGCCCCCTCACATGTACCTGTCCGACGCCAAGATCCTGATTGGCGAAGACAAGAAGGCTTGATGCTCCGGCATCAAGTCGCACAAGGCTAAAGGACAGAGGTCAACATGGCTGCTGAATTCAAAGAAGCTCCCGCCGGCGCTGGCGCTGGCGAAAAACTGCTGACGTGGGTGGACAACCGCTTCCCGGCTAGCAAGCTCTACAAAGAGCATCTCTCGGAGTACTACGCTCCGAAAAACTTCAACTGGTGGTACATCTTCGGGTCGCTGGCCCTGGTGGTGCTGGTGATCCAGATCGTCACCGGCATCTTCCTGGTGATGCACTACAAGCCCGACGCCAATCTGGCGTTCGCCTCGGTCGAGTACATCATGCGCGATGTGCCCTGGGGTTGGCTGATCCGCTACATGCACTCCACCGGCGCTTCGGCGTTCTTTGTGGTGGTGTACCTGCACATGTTCCGTGGCCTGATGTACGGTTCTTACCGCAAGCCGCGCGAGTTGGTCTGGATCTTCGGTTGCGGCATCTTCCTGTGCCTGATGGCTGAAGCCTTCATGGGTTACCTGCTGCCCTGGGGTCAGATGTCCTACTGGGGCGCCCAGGTGATCGTGAACCTGTTCGCGGCCGTGCCCTTCGTCGGTCCGGATCTGGCCCTGTTGATCCGCGGTGACTTCGTGGTGGGCGACGCGACCCTGAACCGCTTCTTCAGCTTCCACGTCATTGCCGTGCCGCTGGTGCTGCTGGGTCTGGTGGTGGCGCACATCATTGCGCTGCACGAGGTGGGTTCCAACAACCCCGACGGTGTTGAAATCAAAGGCCCGAAGGCGCCCAAGGATGCCCAAGGGCACCCTCTGGACGGCGTGCCTTTCCACCCGTACTACACGGTGCATGACATCTTCGGCCTGAGCCTGTTCCTGATTGCGTTCACCAGCGTTGTGTTCTTCGCGCCGGAGTT
It includes:
- the petA gene encoding ubiquinol-cytochrome c reductase iron-sulfur subunit, with translation MSDQQVDHGKRTWLIATSCAGAVGGVATAVPFVSTFTPSERAKAAGAAVEADISGLKPGEKMTVEWRGKPVWIVRRTPEQLEALKGIDGQLADPNSDRKAYPTPEYAKNTHRSIKPEFFVGVGICSHLGCSPSDKFQAGPQPSLPDDWHGGFLCPCHGSTFDLAGRVFKNKPAPDNLEVPPHMYLSDAKILIGEDKKA
- a CDS encoding cytochrome b, which gives rise to MAAEFKEAPAGAGAGEKLLTWVDNRFPASKLYKEHLSEYYAPKNFNWWYIFGSLALVVLVIQIVTGIFLVMHYKPDANLAFASVEYIMRDVPWGWLIRYMHSTGASAFFVVVYLHMFRGLMYGSYRKPRELVWIFGCGIFLCLMAEAFMGYLLPWGQMSYWGAQVIVNLFAAVPFVGPDLALLIRGDFVVGDATLNRFFSFHVIAVPLVLLGLVVAHIIALHEVGSNNPDGVEIKGPKAPKDAQGHPLDGVPFHPYYTVHDIFGLSLFLIAFTSVVFFAPELGGYFLEYNNFIPADPLKTPAHIAPVWYFTPFYSMLRATTDTMVNVLVGIIGLGALLAVIKGSFSGKAKMAVLVLAVVACFLLKVFDAKFWGVVVMGGAVVILFFLPWLDHSPVKSIRYRPDWHKYVYAVFVVFFLVLGYLGIQPPTDLGTLVSQVGTLFYFGFFLLMPWWSKLGTPKAVPDRVTFHAH